In the genome of Mytilus edulis chromosome 3, xbMytEdul2.2, whole genome shotgun sequence, one region contains:
- the LOC139516609 gene encoding ribonuclease Oy-like isoform X2 has protein sequence MGKAESKKCYIPDYINSFIIHGLWPSSGKTEGPKNCSSVPFDINKIKNLTDELLHAWPNIYSSTGRYDFWKHEWDTHGTCALSLNTTGTEYLFFRKTLDLMKIYNASRYLSKMNIIPSDTPYVTKTVQSVIQKALGVMPNLQCYRYKSDYLLAEIRICMDKRFKLIECPTSDSTLYWKRRAETEPCRGGKIYFPEIKRN, from the exons AGCAAAAAATGTTACATTCCCGATTACATCAATTCCTTCATAATTCACGGACTATG gcCTTCTTCGGGAAAAACGGAAGGTCCGAAGAATTGTTCATCAGTTCCTTTCGATATCAACAAGATAAAG AATCTTACAGATGAATTACTGCATGCGTGGCCAAATATTTACAGCAGTACTGGTCGTTATGATTTCTG GAAACATGAATGGGACACACATGGAACATGTGCCTTAAGTCTGAACACAACTGGCACAGAATATTTGTTCTTTAGGAAAACACTCGACTTAATGAAAATATACAATGCTTCAAG GTATCTCAGTAAAATGAACATTATTCCAAGTGACACACCTTATGTT ACTAAAACAGTTCAAAGTGTCATTCAAAAGGCACTCGGAGTAATGCCAAATTTACAGTGTTACAGATATAAG tcAGATTACTTACTGGCAGAAATAAGGATATGTATGGACAAACGGTTTAAACTTATCGAATGCCCTACAAGTGACTCGACTTTATACTGGAAAAGACGGGCTGAAACTGAACCTTGTAGAGGAGGAAAGATATATTTTCCTGAGATTAAAAGGAATTAA